Proteins encoded together in one Ictidomys tridecemlineatus isolate mIctTri1 chromosome 3, mIctTri1.hap1, whole genome shotgun sequence window:
- the Rtn4rl1 gene encoding reticulon-4 receptor-like 1 has translation MLRKGCCVELLLLLLLAGELPLGGGCPRDCVCYPAPMTVSCQAHNFAAIPEGIPEDSERIFLQNNRITLLRQGHFSPAMVTLWIYSNNITFIDPNTFEGFVHLEELDLGDNRQLRTLAPETFQGLVKLHALYLYKCGLSALPAGIFSGLHSLQYLYLQDNHIEYLQDDIFVDLVNLSHLFLHGNKLWSLGQNTFRGLVNLDRLLLHENQLQWVHHRAFHDLRRLTTLFLFNNSLSELQGDCLAPLVALEFLRLNGNAWDCGCRARSLWEWLRRFRGSSSAVPCVSPELRQGQDLKLLRAEDFRNCTSPASPHQIKSHTLTTTDRAARKEHHPPYGPARDKGHPHSHLPGSRSGSKKSGKNCTSHRNRNQISKAGTGKQPHELQDYAPDYQHKFSFDIMPTARPKRKGKCARRTPIRAPSGVQQASSGNFLGASLLAWILGLAVTLR, from the coding sequence GGTGCTGTGTGGAAttgctgctgctcctgctgctggcTGGGGAGCTGCCCCTGGGCGGTGGCTGCCCACGGGACTGTGTGTGCTACCCAGCACCCATGACGGTCAGCTGCCAGGCACACAACTTTGCCGCCATCCCCGAGGGCATCCCCGAGGACAGTGAGCGCATCTTCCTGCAGAACAACCGCATCACCCTCCTCCGGCAGGGCCACTTCAGCCCTGCCATGGTCACCCTGTGGATCTACTCCAATAACATCACTTTCATTGACCCCAACACCTTCGAGGGCTTCGTGCACCTGGAGGAACTGGACCTCGGCGACAACCGGCAGCTGCGGACGCTGGCACCTGAGACCTTCCAGGGCCTGGTAAAGCTTCATGCCCTCTACCTCTACAAGTGTGGGCTGAGCGCCCTGCCGGCGGGCATCTTTAGCGGCCTGCACAGCCTGCAGTACCTCTACCTGCAGGACAACCACATCGAGTACCTCCAGGACGACATCTTCGTGGACCTAGTCAACCTCAGCCACCTGTTTCTCCACGGCAATAAGCTGTGGAGCCTGGGCCAGAACACCTTCCGGGGACTGGTAAACCTGGACAGGCTGCTTTTGCACGAGAATCAGCTGCAGTGGGTCCACCACAGGGCTTTCCATGATCTCCGCAGGCTGACCACTCTCTTTCTTTTCAATAACAGCCTCTCGGAGCTTCAGGGTGACTGCCTGGCCCCCCTGGTGGCCTTGGAGTTCCTCCGCCTCAACGGGAATGCCTGGGACTGCGGCTGCAGGGCGCGCTCCCTCTGGGAATGGCTGCGGAGGTTCCGAGGCTCCAGCTCTGCTGTTCCCTGTGTGTCCCCCGAGCTGAGGCAAGGCCAGGACCTGAAGCTGCTGAGGGCAGAGGACTTCCGGAACTGCACCAGCCCGGCGTCCCCACACCAGATCAAATCACACACGCTCACCACCACCGACAGGGCTGCCCGCAAAGAGCATCACCCCCCCTACGGCCCCGCCAGGGACAAGGGCCACCCGCACAGCCATCTGCCTGGCTCCAGGTCAGGCTCCAAGAAGTCAGGCAAGAACTGTACCAGCCACAGGAACCGCAACCAGATCTCTAAGGCGGGCACCGGGAAGCAGCCCCACGAGCTGCAGGACTATGCCCCCGACTACCAGCACAAGTTCAGCTTTGACATCATGCCCACAGCACGGCCCAAGAGGAAGGGCAAGTGTGCCCGTAGGACCCCCATCCGTGCTCCcagtggggtgcagcaggcctccTCGGGCAATTTCCTGGGGGCCTCCCTCCTTGCCTGGATACTGGGGCTGGCGGTCACTCTCCGCTGA